The DNA window TCACAGTGTAAGGTATCCATCGCTGGCAAAAGGAGGGACGGACAGTGCGTCAGTGTCTCGGATGGCTGCTGTTGGTTGTTACGCTGATGCTAAGCGTTGCGCCGACGGCGGCGCGCAAACTCCGCGTCGTGGCGACGACCAACGATTTGAAATGGGCGGCGGAACAAATCGGCGGTGACCGTGTGGAAGTGGTGGCGTTGATGCACCCGCTGCAAAACCCCCACACGGTTCAGCCCCGCCCGTCTTTCATCGTCCACCTCAACCGCGCCGACTTGTTAGTGCGCATCGGCTTGGACTACGAGGAAGCATGGTTGCCTCCGCTCATTGACGAAGCCCGTAACCCGAGGGTGCGCCGGGGTGGCGTCGGCTATGTAGATGCTTCCGTCGGCGTTCCGTTGCTGGAAGTGCCCCAAAGTCGGGTCACCCGCGAACAAGGGGAAGTCCACATCTTCGGTAACCCGCACTATTGGCTGGACCCCGAAAACATGAAAATCATCGCCCGCAACATTGCCGAAGGCTTGCAGCGTCTTGACCCTAACGGGGCGGCGATTTACGAACGCAATTTGAAGCGGTTGGAACGGGCGATGGATGAGTTGCTGGACGAGACGCAAAAGTTGGCGGCGCCGCTGCGGGGTGAGAAGTTCGTCGCTTACCACACGACTTGGAGTTACCTCGCCAACCGCTACGGTTTTCGCATCATCGGCTACCTTGAACCCAAGCCGGGCATTCCGCCATCTGCGTCGCATCTTGCCGATTTGATTGTCCGCATGCGACAGGAAAGGGTCAAGGTCATCCTTAAAGAACCGTTCTATGAGAACCGCATCCCCAACATGGTCGCGCAACGGACGGGAGCGAAGGTCGTGGAAGTGTGCCCCACCATCGGCGGCGAACCCGAAACCGAAACTTACCCCAAATTGCTGCGGCGCATTTTGACCAAGTTGGTCGGTGCCATTCAAACCGTGAAGTGAAGCGGGGTGCGCTGTGTCCTAACGAACGGGCGCAAAATTGATGCCGGACGCTTTCGCTGCAAAAAGCGTCGGCTAAAGGCGCCTACAATTTGCGCCGTTTCGGCGACGGAGGCATTTTGCGATGGCGGAGTTGGCGCAGCGGCTTAAGCGCATCCCGATGAGCCGCAAAGAGTTTGAGAAGGGGTGTCTGACCCATAACGGAAAGGAGCAACGACGATGGGCAAGGCGTTGGTCAGCCTGCAATCGGTGACGCTGGGTTACGGGCGCAAAGTCGTGTTGCGGGAAGTGACGATGCGATTGGGACAAGGTGAGTTTTGGGGGTTCGTCGGTCCAAACGGGTCGGGCAAG is part of the bacterium HR17 genome and encodes:
- the psaA gene encoding Manganese ABC transporter substrate-binding lipoprotein codes for the protein MRQCLGWLLLVVTLMLSVAPTAARKLRVVATTNDLKWAAEQIGGDRVEVVALMHPLQNPHTVQPRPSFIVHLNRADLLVRIGLDYEEAWLPPLIDEARNPRVRRGGVGYVDASVGVPLLEVPQSRVTREQGEVHIFGNPHYWLDPENMKIIARNIAEGLQRLDPNGAAIYERNLKRLERAMDELLDETQKLAAPLRGEKFVAYHTTWSYLANRYGFRIIGYLEPKPGIPPSASHLADLIVRMRQERVKVILKEPFYENRIPNMVAQRTGAKVVEVCPTIGGEPETETYPKLLRRILTKLVGAIQTVK